The sequence aaaatatattttttaattgatttcagagaggaagggagagggagagagatatagaaacatcaatgttgagagagaatcatttattggctgcctcctgcatgccccccactggggacccagcctgcaaccctggcatgtgccctgaccggaattgaactgtgacttcctagttcataggtcaacgctcaaccactgaaccacaccggccgggcaaagTACCCTTTTTAACTAACGTCACACCTCGGTCACCTATCTGTGCCCGTGCACGTAGGCAGGTAAGTATTTGTATCCCCCCTTTGCAGGGGAAAATTGGCCTAGGGAAGTTTAGCCAGTTCTCCAATCTCCCACAGTAGAGTCTTGCATAGCAAGTTGTTCCATAGTGAGTGAGAGTCCTCAGGGCGAAGCCTGGCTTGCAGGGGACAGGCCATTTTGGCATTTGTGTAACTGACCACCTTCCAGGCAATAATTATTTGCGGCTCAGAGATTTAGACAATAAAGCTCCTGCCTTTGAAGAGGTGACCTTCCTTAGGAGGGACGAGTGAGGCTAGAAGACGGAGCAGATTCATAACTTGGACTGACTGTAGTTGGTGCATTGAAGTCTCGGTTCTTCCGTTTCCTTAGGAACAGTAACAATCACAAATATTACCAAGTTCTCGCCTACATCACAGCTGTTGAAACTGCAGCTTACAGAAGCTTGAGTGACTGAGCCAGGACAGAAACCTAGATTTCTGTTACCAAGTGTctaattcattcattatttattcacttaaccAAAGATTTATGGAGTCATTGTtgaggccctgagctgggccctAAGGGCTCAGTGGAAACAGGGTAGACATGGTCCCAGCCCTCACAGGGCTTCATTCTGGTGAAGGCCAGAGAGAAGTAAGTAGGCAGCTAAACAGAGTGTGAGAAACGGTGACGCATGCAGGGGCTGGTTCTCAGCCCTGTCTGTGATCAGAAGCAGGCATCAGAAAGGTCTAGGATTGGATTGATTGGAgtttgtgactttaaaaaaaaatacatattttattgacttagagaggaagggagagggagagagatagaaatatcaatgatgagagaaactcattgatcggctgcctcctgcatgctcccaacttgggattgagcccacaacctgggtatgtgccctgtgactgggaatcgaactatgatctcctggttcataggtcaacgctcaaccactgagcaacaccagctgggcagagttTGTGAATTTTTAACAAGTTCTCGCATGATCCTGCCCCACCTACCAGGGTACAGAGCTGCTGTGACAAGAACAGCTCCCTTTACTGGGTGCTCACTGAGCATCAGGCGTTGTGCTTCGTTCTTTCCACCGATTCCTCACGATGATCTTAAGAAGTGGGCTCGGAgacgaggaagctgaggctcaaaaCATGAATTAGCCAAGCCTGGGCCTGAACTAGACTCAAGGCTGAGCCTGGGCTCTAACCAGTAAAGGTGGCTGGCCTTCTCTAcatcaaaacaaatgaaatagtGACAAACTCGGAGCCTAGAGAAACACAGGGTTAACAGTCTGTGGGGCTCTTGTTTAATGTACTTAAACAGCAGATTCTTTCCAGAAGCCACCTGGCTGCCTGTGAGAGCCGAGAAATGCATTAGCCAGTTTTTAATGACTAGACCCAATGGACAGAGCCAGAAATGCTTTTAATACCCTCTTCCCTGAAATGCGGACAGGGGAGCCTCTCTCGCCACCAATTTTGTGCACAGAATGACAGTGTGGTCCTCCAAAATCCCAGAGCTGACTTCATCCCTAGACTGGGACTCCCCAGATACACCCCAAACCACACCCTCACCACACACGGCGAAACCACTTTGCTCTCTGTCCCTTCCACCGGACACTTCTAGCCTCCTCCTTGGGAGCCAATTCTAGTGGCAGTAGCTCCAGCCCAATTCAGCCCCCTCTGCCTGGAGACACGAGGTCCCTTCTCACAGGCGCCCCTAGTGATACCTGATAGTACCAGCCATCCGGCACCGCACCCCAAAACCTCAGCTGTTCAAAAGGTCATTCTCCTATTCCTGGCTTGGCCCAGTGTCTGATCGGTGCAACTGTGACTGTCACTAGCTCTGCCTTAGGACTCAAGATGCCAATTTCTGTCACACAACCTGTGCGTGTCCTACCCCAGCCACTTGGCCTGACTCCACTCAGTGCCCGAAGCAGTCTCAGATCCTCTCTGCCCCAGGACAGGAGAGGAGTCGGCTGTCCTCCCTTGCTGTCTCTAGGACATGCTGTTCCTATTCCCCTAGAGACAGACCTTCTGTTTCCCTGGGAACTGGGAAGCTCTTCTCCTTTGCCTACAGAGGGAGAAAGCATGTGCTTTGGTTTACCCATTCATCCCAGTCATCGTGAGCGTGAGTCCCCGTGCCAGCTCCACGGAGACAGGAGGTGACAGTCCCTGTCCTTGCAAACCCAGAGAGAAGCTGATATTCCCGACCCTGGGAGGCAGTGGGTCTGGGGGGATCTAAGGacaggaagcaggcaggcaggtgtatCCCAGCAGCATTCCCTAGATGTATTCCTTTGGGCAACCACTCCACTCTcggagcctccatttcctcttttgtaaagagGCTCCCCTACTCAAGGTTCTGATGATTAGGAGATATAACTTTTTGAGacattaaaaatttcaaatatgcaaattaccattaTTAAAGAACACTAGATTTTAAAACTCATTCATGAATGCAGTCTGTGCCttgcacagagtaggtgctcagaaaCGATGAATGAGATCCTGCAGTTTGGTCTCATGCCAGGGAAGAAATCCACAAAAGCAACAAGTCATTTCCATCATGGACAGAAAATGCGCGTGTGCTTTCCCTGTCTACTGACTCAATTGCACTGGGCCACAAAAATGTAGTAGAACCATCACTGAGCTGAACATTGGGACACCGGAATTCTAGCATGGGACCAGGCCAGTAGCTCTCTGGTCCTCAGTCTCCTCgcctataaaatggggagagagagagaacccccCGAATAATTTCTTCCAGCTCCTGAACTCAGTTGTTTGGAACATTGCCTCcttgctgatttctcaacagcacGGATTTGGTTCGTCCCCAGGAATGGTGGATGGTACTCTGTTCCACTGGGCAAGTGGActtcccaggcctctgcttccttctcccctgaGAGGGAGACAGCCGCAGGCTCTGGTCCCCTTGCTCCTGCCCGCCTCCttcaccccttcctcctctccctcagggTTGGGCCCCTCGCTGCCCTCGTTGCTGCCcactctgcgactgtgcctgtgcGTGCCAACTTCCTGACTGCCAGAGCCTCAACTGCCTCTGCTTTGAGATCAAGCTCCGATGAGGACCCAAGTCCCTGCCCTTTGGGGAGTGGCCAGCCCCCAGGGCCCACATGCCCTCTTCCCTGAGGGGCCTCAGGCCACTGGAACCACGGATGGACTGCCTGGCTCACTGGCCTGGGAACCAGCAGTGGAGAACTTGGCTCTCAACAGAGCAAGACTTGGGGAGCCACTGGCCGGCTAGACTGCAGTTCCTTCGCAGGGACAACGGAAAGAGGGGCTGGTGCCCTGGCAGGTGCCCcaccctcctctttccctccccagtAAACGCATGCTAACCATGGGTGGAACTTGGACCTAAGTATCAGGATACAGGGTACCCCAGCATGCTCAGTCCATGGGCTCTTGGTTATTTTGGGGTGTGGGGAtagcacctgcacctgcacaccCTCTAAAGAAATGGGCTCCAGAGAATCCTAGCAGCTCCCATCGGAGCCcagcggggggagaggggtcagaggaggaggcagggaaggccaCATGATCTGagtcccctttcccctcttccccacaGATCCCTGCCCAAAGATTTATTTCCCCTTTGAGGGCCTGAGTCCGGATTTCCAAGGAAGAAATTTCCTCTGAAGTAGGGTgagtgggcaggggccctccccaCGGCCTTAAAATAGGGCAGGCCCACAGCTCACTCCCCGCTTCTCACACTTGGGGCCCCACGCTGGCCTGAATGTCAGGAGCTTCAGGTTTCCCTAAATATAGGTCCCTGCCCgtggggaggaaagggcaggggTCATTGGAGAAGGTTGGGGAcatgggcgggggagggcaggagctgcTTTATAACCCAGCCCCATGCCGCCTGGCTCACTCGCTGCTGACCAGGCTCTGCCCGCTTCTCCGGCCTCCTCCAGGTGGGCGCcagcaggaaggagctggggtgggggagggctggaggcgTCCGAATTAGGGAAGACCTAGGATGGGGGCGCGGAATGTATCTGGGAGGCCGATCGCGTGGGACAGATTTTATTCTGACGTCAGTCCGCGGGACAAGTGTCGCAGGGGCTCAGACTTGCGTGGGCCGGAGTGCAGCCGGCCCCTGTGCTCGTGGTCCTGCTTGGCGCGGTGCCCGGGGCTTCGGGCGGGTCGGCGCCGGCGCTGGCCGGCGTGAGGGCGAGGCTGGCCCCGCGGCCTCGGGAGCCTGCGTGCACCATGGGGCGTGTCGCCCAGAACCGCTGCCTCCTCGCCTCGCCCCCTGGCAGCCCGCTGCCTCCTCGCGTCCGCTTGCCACCCTttccgccgccgctgccgcttaCACTCGGGCCAGCGACACCGGGAGGGGCGGCCCGCTGCCTCGGAGCCATCGGGCAGGCGTGGCCGCCAGACCCCGCCTGAGCTGGGGACTCGGTGACGGTGTGCCGCCCGTGCCCCGCGCAGGCCggaagctggggctgggccgggcctgggagggaagcGGAGCTCCGGGCTTCTCGGGCTCCTCCACCCgcgccccgccacccccacccccagccacatcCCCCCGGTGCCCCAAACCAGCTGAGTCACGGCGCCCGGGGCGCGCCAGgcgggaggaaagggggagggagggacgggacCGCGGGATGTGGCCCGAGTCACGtccgaggaggaggggggaggggtcgtGCTCTCGCTGCCGCGTCGCCGCCCGAGAGCCGCCCCTGGGCTTTGCCTTTGGGGCGGCCGCTGCCACAGTCACTCGCCTGCCATTGGCCGCCCGGGCGCCTGCCGCCCCGGCAAAGGGAACGAACCGCGCGGAGGGTGGAGCGGTGCCCTTATAAGGCCGGCACCGCCCGCTCCCTCCGGTGCCGCCCACTCGGGAGCTAAGCAGACGGCGTTCCTCTTGGAATGCGCCGCAGAACCCGCCGGTAGTGACGGCCTCCGCGTTCGCTCCttctgcccgcccgcccgccgcccgccgccgccgccccgccaaACCCGGCCCTCCTGTGCCAGGTGAGCGCGCCTCGCCACGTGCGAAGGCCTGAGAGCACGGAGAGGGGGCCTGGGGTCCGGCGGAGCCCGCCGCCCCGGGTCCTGGCAtctcctccatcaccaccaccgcacccgccagcccccagccccggctcccagCCCTCTCCGTGGCGCTCGCCCGGTTACTGCGCAATGCGGCGGCTCCGCGCGCTGAGTCATGGCGGGGGAGGAAGCAGGCCAGATGAAGGGCCATTCCCCCTCCCTTTTCTTGCCCGGACCCCTAGTGCAAAGGCTTATGGCCCCTTTGCCTCTGCAGGGGGCCCAAGAGGCAGCGAGGGTTAGGGGCCGGGTCGTAGACGGCGTCAGGGTTCCCTAAGGCGGGCGGTGGGCCCTGCCCGGGAGACAGGCGCCCCTGGCGAGGAGGGGCAGCCCCTGGCAGCACCTCTTGCCCTATTAACGCCTTCCCTATCTTTTCTTATCGGGTGACCTTGATTCTGAGCCTGGAACAGCTGCAGCCCGGCGAGCAGACGGGAGCCTTTttcaggggcaggggtggggcgctTGCCTCTCCACGCGCTTACCCTGCATGAGCAGTGAGATCGGCAAAACTCTCCCTTTCCTCCGCCTCGGCCCGGGCTTCCTCTGCCGCCCTTTCCTGGCCTCCTGATTCCCTCCTCCACCCTTCTCAATACCCTTTTCCgaatgcccccccacccccaccctgggggGAGAAGCCTGACCTTGGGATGTCCTTGAGGCCTTGGTGCCTGTCCCAGCGCTGGGATCTCGGATGGATCGGAAGGAACACCCCGTGGCGGTCAGATCTGGGCTCTGATCTCAGATCTGCCCCTGGGGTTGCTGAGTGACTTGAATACAGACCTTTCCTTTCTCTGGGTCCTTTCACAGGAGGGGGTCGGGCCCTCGGCCTTATGCACAACCTCTAAATTCTAAAACACTGCGGTTCGATTTTGCTTCTAGGCAAGGTGACCCCATGGCAAAGCGCAAGCCAGAAGGGTCCAGCTACTACACGAGCCATCTGTCCATGGCTCTGGCCTATTCCTTTGCCCCAGATGCCAGTATGCAACCCCACCCTCAGCTGGGCAACACCCAGCAACACAGGGAGTTAGGAAAGGTACAGGAGGCAGGTCTAGTACAGGGAAGTCGGGTGTAGGGGAGAGCTGGGGAAGTACCCCAAGACCCGctgggtgtggggaaggggaggtagGGAACTTTGCTCTGGCGAGGGGCTCTGCTCATTGGGAGACCACTGGAAGACCCAGCTAACCCCTGCTCCCCCATCTGTCTCCTCTGCCCAGGCACTGACTGGCACCATGCCCTACCAATACCCAGCGCTGACCACAGAGCAAAAGAAGGAGCTGAGTGACATTGCTCACCGCATTGTGGCTCCGGGCAAGGGCATCCTGGCTGCAGATGAGTCCACTGGTGCGATCAGGACACAGTGGGAGGAGGGCCCAGGCTTGGGGGTGACAGGCTGACCCCCCATGACCATGGGCTATTGCTTTCCAGGGAGCATTGCCAAGCGGCTGCAGTCCATCGGCACTGAGAACACCGAGGAGAACCGGCGCTTCTACCGCCAGCTGCTGCTGACGGCCGATGACCGAGTGAATCCCTGCATTGGGGGCGTCATCCTCTTCCATGAGACGCTCTATCAGAAGGCCGATGATGGGCGTCCCTTCCCCCAAGTTATCAAATCCAAGGGTGGTGTTGTGGGCATCAAGGTGAGGAGGCTGGGCCTCAGAATGGGAGATCTGAAATGAGTCCGGGGAAGAGAAATCCAAAGTAATTGACTGGAGGGGTGAACACTGGACCGGGAGCCTGGAGACTTGGGTGGAGTCTACCCCAGACCAGATGTAAGGAAAGCTGGAAACTGCCCGGCTTGGTATTTTTAAGCCTTGAGGTTCTAAGAGCAAGGCATTACCCATTATACGGATGAAAACCAGAAGCTCAAGGCAGTGGCGTGTTTTGCTCACAGAGTTAGGAACTCGGAGGTTCCCAGGCTGTCTGTCAAATAATAACCCCATGTATCCTGCCTCAGAGGCGCAGGCACTGTCACTAAGTGAAGACACTTGCAGACCAGGAGATACACTGAGATTAGGTGaaggtggggcagaggagggctcTAGAGGAGGAAGTAGAGATTGCTCACTTGCCTTATATTGTCCTGCCCAACAGGTAGACAAGGGCGTGGTACCCCTGGCAGGAACAAATGGCGAGACTACTACCCAAGGTGAGAACTGTGTGGCTCCCTGCCTTGCCGACCAACCCACCCGGGTTGGTGCCCCTCTAAGTgcccaggatgagtgggagccaCTTGCCCCCTCCTCTGCCACGCTTTGACTTCTCATCCCCTTTCCAGGGCTGGATGGGCTGTCTGAGCGCTGTGCCCAGTACAAGAAGGACGGAGCTGACTTTGCCAAGTGGCGCTGTGTGCTGAAGATTGGGGAACACACCCCCTCAGCCCTTGCCATCATGGAAAATGCCAACGTTCTGGCCCGTTATGCCAGCATCTGCCAGCAGGTGGGcctgcacacccccaacaggCCAGCTCCCATCTCATTTCGTTCCAGAGTGTCAGCTAGCCTGCCACCCATCTGCCAGGATATCTTCCTCCCCCAAGGCAGCTGTTCCGGATCCTCACCAATCATCAGGCTTGAGCCTGGGGGGACACTGGAGGGCTTGTGTGGGTTGATCTGAGGAGATCCTGTCTCCTACACCCTGCAAAGCTGAGGGCTTTGAAGCCATGAGTCTCTGTCTTCATGGAGCTAAGACCTTGGCCAGTGGTTGTGgagagctggaggaggagctgc is a genomic window of Eptesicus fuscus isolate TK198812 chromosome 4, DD_ASM_mEF_20220401, whole genome shotgun sequence containing:
- the ALDOA gene encoding fructose-bisphosphate aldolase A isoform X1; translation: MAKRKPEGSSYYTSHLSMALAYSFAPDASMQPHPQLGNTQQHRELGKALTGTMPYQYPALTTEQKKELSDIAHRIVAPGKGILAADESTGSIAKRLQSIGTENTEENRRFYRQLLLTADDRVNPCIGGVILFHETLYQKADDGRPFPQVIKSKGGVVGIKVDKGVVPLAGTNGETTTQGLDGLSERCAQYKKDGADFAKWRCVLKIGEHTPSALAIMENANVLARYASICQQNGIVPIVEPEILPDGDHDLKRCQYVTEKVLAAVYKALSDHHIYLEGTLLKPNMVTPGHACTQKFSNEEIAMATVTALRRTVPPAVPGITFLSGGQSEEEASINLNAINKCPLQKPWALTFSYGRALQASALKAWGGKKENLKAAQEEYVKRALANSLACQGKYTPSGQAGAAASQSLFISNHAY